The genomic DNA CTGGTCGGGGCGTTCGCGAACCGCAGTGTTGTGGCACGCCACGATCGCCCACGCGCCGCCCGATTTCACGAACACCTCCAACATCCTCGTTCGCAGGCGGCCATCGGCATCGGCCGGAATTCCAGGCGGAAGTCCGCGAAAATCGCTCAGCTCGGTCAGCAATTCCGCGACGGCCACTGTCGAACCGTGGAACCGCAGTCGTTCGACGACGATCGAAAGCCGG from Gemmatimonadales bacterium includes the following:
- a CDS encoding SgcJ/EcaC family oxidoreductase, which translates into the protein MNADEEEIHGIIAQQAAAWTRGDADGYGAACSDDVGFTNILGMRWETRAGFNQRHAEMFRNVFSGSRLSIVVERLRFHGSTVAVAELLTELSDFRGLPPGIPADADGRLRTRMLEVFVKSGGAWAIVACHNTAVRERPDQPRARVTG